A window of the Arcobacter sp. F155 genome harbors these coding sequences:
- a CDS encoding superoxide dismutase, with protein sequence MKHELMKLPYELDALEPQMSKETLEFHYGKHHQTYVTKLNGLIEGTKFENLSLEEIVKSSEGGVFNNAAQVLNHDFFWNGLTPNGSEIPANVEAALTETFGSVDGFKEEFTNAAVNNFGSGWTWLVKNAEGKLEIVSTSNAATPVTSGLTPLLTCDVWEHAYYIDVRNARPAYLENFWALVNWNFVAENLAK encoded by the coding sequence ATGAAACACGAATTAATGAAATTACCATATGAACTAGATGCTTTAGAGCCACAAATGTCAAAAGAGACTTTAGAGTTCCATTATGGTAAGCACCACCAAACATATGTTACAAAATTAAATGGTCTTATTGAAGGAACTAAATTTGAAAATCTTTCTTTAGAAGAGATTGTAAAGAGTTCTGAAGGTGGTGTATTTAATAACGCTGCTCAAGTTTTAAATCATGATTTCTTTTGGAATGGATTAACTCCTAATGGTTCTGAGATTCCAGCAAATGTAGAAGCAGCATTAACAGAAACTTTTGGTTCTGTAGACGGATTTAAAGAAGAGTTTACAAATGCAGCAGTTAATAACTTTGGTTCAGGTTGGACTTGGCTTGTTAAAAATGCAGAAGGTAAGTTAGAAATCGTTTCTACTTCAAATGCAGCTACTCCTGTAACTTCTGGATTAACTCCATTATTAACATGTGATGTGTGGGAGCACGCATACTATATCGACGTAAGAAATGCAAGACCAGCATACTTAGAAAACTTCTGGGCTTTAGTTAACTGGAACTTTGTAGCAGAAAACTTAGCTAAATAA